A region from the Dermacentor andersoni chromosome 11, qqDerAnde1_hic_scaffold, whole genome shotgun sequence genome encodes:
- the LOC126539013 gene encoding uncharacterized protein codes for MPPVVSAPVADTTPEWLVVSDAADQAAECKPAVKVPSDQWLPRRLSQLGIPYIPREGDKSKVKPAHGISGEEPAVEPSSDQTGGSRSSESRIRPTPGQKIAGQSEGSSSASMAKERGERGATSSPTRAHDTDAVRSEAKARSPRGTEPSVQATLQTGATSPFSVHSATSDERRPHEDSATEPKVESPIQRRLAASSYAPPPPTRSRDQRTFELVNREDKPNAKRQALRCY; via the exons ATGCCTCCGGTGGTCTCGGCACCGGTCGCGGACACCACGCCCGAATGGCTCGTGGTCTCGGATGCTGCTGACCAGGCAGCCGAATGCAAGCCTGCCGTCAAGGTGCCCAGCGACCAGTGGCTGCCGCGGCGTCTGTCGCAGTTGGGCATACCGTACATACCGCGAGAGGGAGACAAGTCGAAGGTCAAACCTGCTCACGGAATCTCCGGAGAGGAACCTGCCGTGGAGCCGAGCAGCGATCAGACGG GTGGCAGTCGGAGCTCGGAGAGCAGGATTCGTCCCACACCGGGTCAGAAGATCGCGGGCCAAAGCGAGGGCTCGAGCTCGGCCTCCATGGCGAAGGAACGTGGCGAGAGAGGAGCCACCTCCAGCCCGACCCGTGCACACGACACAGACGCAGTGCGCAG CGAGGCGAAAGCGAGGTCCCCACGAGGAACGGAACCCAGTGTCCAGGCAACGCTGCAGACCGGAGCCACGTCCCCGTTCAGTGTACACAGCGCGACATCTGACGAGAGGAGACCCCACGAGGACTCGGCAACTGAGCCCAAGGTCGAGTCCCCGATTCAGCGCAGGCTGGCCGCCTCGTCTTATGCTCCACCTCCGCCGACTAGAAGCAGGGACCAGCGGACTTTCGAGCTGGTCAACAGGGAGGACAAGCCTAACGCTAAACGGCAAGCATTGCGGTGTTATTAA